A single window of uncultured Methanospirillum sp. DNA harbors:
- a CDS encoding TetR/AcrR family transcriptional regulator: MGIAERRKREKEQRRTDILDAAQKLFFSRSFEDVSMDEIAREVELNKATLYLYFKNKEDLYATIVLRGIEILKAKYTQCMDTDAPGIVKVALMGQAFFEFSQEHPDYLRMIHFYGSERFSKENPCNADIGKGYGICRLILRDAVQQGIDDGSIRSDLDPFLTSMYLMISFMNNLSMESKWKQVIEAEGFSFNQYASEIFRFIIPSIISRKQASNLDIRDFARYGFNVVDPVPVKKR; the protein is encoded by the coding sequence ATGGGAATTGCAGAACGAAGAAAGCGGGAAAAGGAGCAGAGAAGAACTGATATCCTTGATGCTGCACAGAAACTCTTCTTCTCCCGGAGCTTTGAAGACGTCTCCATGGATGAGATTGCCCGGGAAGTCGAACTGAACAAAGCAACCCTCTATCTCTATTTTAAAAACAAAGAGGACCTTTATGCCACCATAGTTCTCCGGGGAATCGAGATCCTGAAAGCAAAATATACACAGTGCATGGATACAGATGCTCCGGGAATTGTCAAAGTAGCCCTGATGGGACAGGCGTTTTTTGAATTTTCTCAGGAGCATCCTGATTATCTTCGTATGATACACTTTTACGGATCAGAACGGTTCTCAAAAGAGAACCCATGTAACGCAGATATCGGGAAGGGGTATGGGATCTGCCGGCTGATCCTGCGTGATGCAGTTCAGCAGGGCATCGATGACGGCTCCATCAGGTCAGATCTCGATCCATTCCTCACATCCATGTACCTCATGATCTCGTTCATGAATAACCTCTCAATGGAGTCAAAGTGGAAACAGGTGATAGAGGCAGAGGGGTTCAGTTTCAATCAGTACGCAAGCGAAATATTCCGCTTCATCATACCGTCGATCATCTCCAGAAAACAGGCTTCAAACCTGGATATCAGGGACTTTGCACGATACGGGTTTAACGTAGTCGATCCTGTACCGGTTAAAAAAAGATAA
- a CDS encoding EFR1 family ferrodoxin (N-terminal region resembles flavodoxins. C-terminal ferrodoxin region binds two 4Fe-4S clusters.), whose protein sequence is MKPIHQTVSDEQRDVEQAGDIMNIHTVKQVFFSPTGTTKAVISAIVRGINPESTEIIDITTPKGREQPIETSADDLLIIGVPVYMGRVPALIIDWLTTIRAHHTPMVCVVVYGNRVYEDALLELKNIGTKCGAIPIAGGAYIGEHSFSNDKTPTAAGRPDTNDLHHAEEFGRKVREKLQSVSSMAEISEVEVPGEFPYRSDSKLWVVDFIVVNKDCSDCGLCAEQCPAGAIDYKNSSIIDQEKCITCCACIKSCPMHARSMKPGLVQDASVRLHTLYCEPKMPEYYL, encoded by the coding sequence ATGAAACCCATCCACCAAACCGTGAGCGACGAACAACGAGACGTTGAACAGGCCGGAGATATCATGAACATACATACAGTAAAACAAGTCTTTTTCTCACCAACCGGAACCACGAAAGCCGTAATTTCGGCAATTGTCCGGGGGATAAACCCGGAGAGCACAGAAATCATAGACATCACCACACCGAAAGGAAGAGAACAACCGATAGAGACCTCTGCAGATGACCTTTTGATCATCGGTGTCCCGGTATACATGGGACGGGTCCCTGCTCTCATCATCGACTGGCTCACTACCATCCGGGCTCATCATACACCAATGGTCTGTGTTGTCGTGTATGGAAACCGGGTATATGAGGATGCACTCCTGGAACTGAAAAACATTGGAACAAAATGCGGGGCCATTCCCATTGCCGGAGGTGCATATATCGGGGAACACTCGTTCTCAAATGATAAAACCCCAACAGCAGCCGGACGACCTGATACAAATGATCTTCACCATGCAGAGGAATTTGGAAGGAAGGTCAGGGAGAAATTGCAGTCCGTCTCATCAATGGCAGAGATCTCGGAAGTCGAGGTACCTGGGGAATTCCCATACCGGAGCGACTCGAAGTTATGGGTGGTAGACTTCATTGTAGTAAATAAGGATTGTTCAGATTGTGGTCTCTGTGCAGAACAATGTCCGGCCGGGGCAATCGATTACAAAAACAGTTCTATCATTGACCAGGAGAAATGTATCACCTGTTGTGCATGTATCAAAAGTTGTCCGATGCATGCCAGATCAATGAAACCGGGACTTGTACAGGATGCTTCAGTGCGACTGCATACCCTGTATTGCGAGCCCAAAATGCCGGAGTACTACCTGTAA